The Primulina eburnea isolate SZY01 chromosome 18, ASM2296580v1, whole genome shotgun sequence genome segment GGGATTCCAACCACTCTAGTTGCTAATAGCTCATCTTCATTTGTTCTACCAACAAGCTTTGCCCGGCCAAATCTGCTACACGtggaaatgaaaaaaaaaaaaatgtcacATTGTCTTCAAAAAATTGGCGTTTTGATGTTCAGAGCTCATCATCCTGTACTAAAACTAATATATGCATTGGATTTGGCAGTACCTTTGCTCTATGGCCTTCACCAAGAAGAATATTTGTTGTTTTTATATCACGAAGCACATATTTTTCCTCTGTGTGGTGGTTGATGTATTTGGTACCCTTTGCAGCATCGAGTGAAACTTgtatgttagagtagatgtcatgttagccaacggttggctaagaaatttattgaatcagttgtaataaacagtatttattttaatataatttatatttcttGGTTTCTTTTTActttatctatatacccatGATAAAAATCAtggataaagaccttgattatactttaataccaaTGAATCATATCTCGATCTTGAatctcatttgtaaacactgcatattttGAATTCATTCCTAGAAGATTCAGTGGCctaaaaacaaggataaagacCGCTTGAACTTGAGACTAGTATTTGTGATGTGGTGTACCGTGTTTCATGGTAAGGGCATATAGATGTCCAATCATGTAGATGAGTAATCATATGATGATTGTACTGGAAAAACCCTTCATCGGgcttttcaagtggttatcattcatcaagAGGAAAAGTATGTGACTATGAttatacatcattagtccttacgatcTGAGACAACAGTAAGACTCTATATACTAAGATTgtactttgactcgtttaccgactctGCGAGGGTCACAAGGTGCTGAGGTTGGATGCAATTGCAACATGTGTATGAGCCAGTGTATTTAGTCGAGAATTCACCGCCCACATATGGATattgatatcctatgtgatctaacaaAATTGTAATGCATGAAACCTCTTGCCAGAGTGTAAGATGTACATTATGGACAAAATTTCTCTAGTTGTGCGTGCAATGACACTATGAATATTTATTGAATGTATCACATCGCTATCGAATCTAacatgcaaccctcgatgaaccaatggttgcagattcgatcaggATATATGATATGAAAAGACCATATTGTACGATAATCATAACTGATTGGTTttgtaggcactatcagtgatacttaGGGAATCATGGAACGATTCTACTAGACGTTCTTACCATGATTCCCTAAGTATCACTGATAATGCCTACAAAACCAATCAGTTATGATTATCGTACAATATGGTcttttcatctcatatatcctgatcgaatctgcaaccattggtttatcgagggtTGCATGTTAGATTCGATAGCGATGTGATGCATTCAATAAATATTCATAGTGTCATCGCACGCACAACTAGAGAAATTTTGTGATTCTACTAGAcgttcttaccatgattcgatgagtttaatcagaaaaataatttctgacattctcgTGATCAAATATTGACACATAGAATGTGTCAAATtggggtaagcccgaataaaagacGTCGTCTTGAATCACAAAAGGTTGTAAACTCACGACTAGCTGTAACTCTGAAGccttgagggtcacacaaataCGAGATCATTTTTTATCGTTTAGACAATAAATTCAAAGGTTTGAATTTACataaaattatgatatagtaaattcaaggagccGCCCCACACACACACCAACACACACTAAATTTCGAGAAGTAagaaagctagggttcttcgtCAACTATTTGTTCCTCTTTGTGCCCCTCGCCGATGGTCGTATATTCGAGcattttaaaatgcaaagacaTGTTTTCTAAACCCTTTGACGCATCATTCAAACCATAATATACATGTTTTAATTAtgttaacatgaaaaatatttacgtTTGACGACTTAACAAAACAACAATTATTTTCAAACGTTTGACGGTTTTACGCTTGCTTATTTAGCTTTACGATTTCTAAGTGACGTGCTGCCAATTTAGAACGTTAAAGGGCTAGGAATGTTTTGTGTTAGGAGTGAAACGAGGGCTGGACATGAGTTGGAAGGGGGTGTGCATGTTGGAGGATAGAATCATAGGGTTTTCTTGAAATGTTTGGCTCGTAGGGGTTCAACCATGAAGGGATGCACCAGGGCGGTGTGCGCGGGTCAGAGACGTggctaggaagagtcctagtagGGCTGGACTCTAGGCTGCACAAGGAAACGTGAGGGCATTAGGGTTCTCGGCTTAAGGGGCTGCGCATGGCTGGTGGTTCTTCGTGGAGGCGTGCAGCTCAAGTGAGGCTGGCCAGGAATGGTCCAGGATGGGTCTGAGGGTGGTCCAGGGATGGTTTAGAGGGCTTGGGCTCAGTGGTGGCTCGAGTGAAGAGTCCTAGCCGAGTAAGGGATCCTAGGCGCATAAGGGAGGGACTCGCACGGCTGTTGCTGGTGCAGGAGGTTGCAGCGTGGACCAAGGGGATCGATGCTGGATCGCTTGGGGCTGAGACTAGTCCAAGGTCGGCTAGGGTCAGGTATCATCGACGCTAAGTAGTAATAAGGGTCCTAGTTCGAGAGAAGTCCTAGGGAAACTAAGAGACTTGCGCGGCTCGTGATCTTGCGGATAGAGCTCGTGCAAAGTTTAGGGGCTGGTTAGATGGGTCAGGgttggtcagtagggtccctaggtgggctGGTCACGTGATGGttcgaggtggctcgggcatGGCTCGAGAAAAACGCAAGAGGGCTCGAGGGAAGTGGCTTAGGATCGAGTTAGGGTTAGGGAGAACACAAAAAGGGTCGAGCCATGTTACGGGAGTCggttcatggttcacgagggtatTTTAGGTATAAAAATTCTATGTTTACAGTTTGGGATTAAAATACtcaagtttgaattaattcgtgATTAAAACACTTCACGAATTAATAAAAAGAAATTTAAATTGAAATCCTAAAATTTacgctaaataaaaatataaaaaattaaatctaagcttaaatatttatttggggAGGTCTAGAATCAATAAAagcaagaaaaagtcaaaatcgagaaatcttattgttgcgcgttttcttaactgctcgcaagcgcacgatgtcaagttatagtaaaatgtacttttgggtacaagtgtcgatcccacgaggagtgtgtataaaaatgtatatcaattcttgtaattaaaatagccaagactttatctagaaaaatcaataatcagatttgtttgtttaaacgaattaattgaaagcaatgaataaattaaatcacCGGATTGAGAGATACCAATGAgataaaatatctagagaaatgatttcgcaAAGTTTCCACGACAATTATTCACAGTTGAATTattattcctgaattccaatcgtttaatggccaagaacacttaattgttttattccccctttcccaagtgacgaataaagtgtacCGATTAAACTTCACTTttattattcctaataaaaatctaagtttaaaagataaatgcaaacaatgttcttactaagcctcgctaaagttatacgccttccgaacgctataaacatttaacgatgtgttctaatgatctataatcctagtttctctcccgagttgtagaattaatcaaataacaaacaatttatggccagtaaattgcagtgcattAAATACAGAGAACACAAGTAAACATAAaatggaattcaatcaaataaaataaccacgtcaaattatcgtgtccacaaagctacgtcattctctagaataggagattagttcatcacgaaatccaagagaaaacaagacatgtttatgACTCTAGACATCGCTACGCACTAAAACGAAGAAACAAAaggaaagataacaaatccgaagtgtcgtctctgtccccagatccgtcgctCTTCGTGTTTGCGATTAttcttcgcactctgaatctCTGTCCCGTGTATGCGCTCCGTTTCTCACCTCTTTTTCTTCCCAAGAAGGTGTAATTTCGTGTGTTTCAATGGTGACGGCTGCTCCCCATGTCATGACCTAATTCGCGCGGCCCTTTATACGTTTCAGAACTCGCGGCGCGCGCGGTTGCGCGAGAGTTGGCGCTGGGGCGCGCTATGTTCTGCCGGGTGAGAAGGTGAGCGCGCGCGCGGAGGCGCGGGGTGTGGCGCTGGGGCGCGATGGCTTCTGTCGATAACATGCGTCTCGGTACGCGCGGTAGCGCGATATTACACGCGACCTTCTGTCGATTCTCTGCCTTCCAGCGTGCGCGATGGCGCGATATTACGCGCGATGGCGCGTGCCTCTCGGGGTGCACACTTGCATGGATGCACGCGCGGACGCGCGAGATGTCGCGCTGGGGCGCGATGGCTACTGTCCGAGGTTATGGCAATTCATTGTTTTCTTGGTTCCCTTGGCTTCGTGATCGCTATTTTCACCaatcctgaaatgacaacaaaaacaaaccaaaaaacgcataattctgttcgaaacaagcataattcaaaatggattctaatataaattaagtgcaaaacttgcacttatcaaaccccccaaacttgaacttttgctagtcccgagcaaaatagaaTAACAGCTAATAAAGAAATACGCAAATTACTAAAGTCATGGATATGCGAAAAGTGATATTGACCTCCGACTCATCTAATTTCATGTAATTCATGATTTCCCAAGAatcacgtgtgtgtgtgatatgtcaatgttcgtttaccccatcgaatgctcaaatagagttgtaatgcccattcgccttacataatcaagaaatcctcagttcagttcaacttACACAACATCAACATTTGCATtcacagatcacataggactttTTCGGTGATTATTTGGCTCGAAAGATGATCAACACAAGTATGCCAAAGATGAAATCACAAAATGAGatgcttgcaagcaagtgattaGAGTCTATACTCGTTGACAatgtttttcaggtatccataagcttgatttgaacaacttttctccactagtatattggataaatgtgacaaggttaataggtcttgtaggcttgtaacgttaggccacggctcacggctacaataaaaggtatggaattcaaaatttgagagaaataattgaacttcatcaacttcactcattttcattttcttttcaacCACCCTCcactttattgttttcttttcattcatatccttcatttcccatattttctttttcaccacttttgattcacattttttttttcttttgaacttCTTTCAACACATttaactttttcttttcttttcaaggagtatttgaatcattacaacacccatgaacttatttctctcaaaattaggtAGGACagtaagtgtataagcttcattaggtagtCGTTGTGGGAAGTAGAATAAATACAAGGGGGCTaattgtgtgtcattgacacataccacttgatttttttttagttggctcaaaatgggacactagggatatatcatgttcatttggtaggctcgaaggctcaaaacGGTTCCAAagatcacctaaatcattcctatgtcacatgttatccgtatttcgcctcgaaaagtgttcaaacaagttctagacttccgtcaatccattagtcaactcatacaaaccaatcacatgcaattttcagcaaaaatgatatatgaaataggtgcacgaagAAAATTTAAGCATCTCAAAAACTTCGAGTCTcaaagggctacaattgacagtaaCAAAGAAAACAGGCCCAAAGATATTGTGAAAAACCGCCTAGATCATTTCTATGTTTGTaaaagtgtcaatcaatgtcatgaAAGAATTACCAAAAATCAGATATCCGTCGTCTGTTTAGCATCACAGGCATAcaacttgtctctaagcaacAATAGTATCAATAAACATGACAGTGCAAAATATTTGTGACGCTTAGGTTCTCATGAACACATATAAATTTCAGGATCGCAATTAAGTTTTCATCATCGGTCACACATTTTACTTACATGACTTTTCCTAACAAATATAGAAtgcaataataaaaataataataaaaaatcaaactaactactgtgcaaaataaaaaaaaaatttcagaaaaatTCTAACAAGCAATTTGttaccccccaaacttaaagtatgcattgtcctcaatgtatagaaataaagaatatgacaacacatacctcgctCCCGAATGTCAGAACTCGGGGCTCGAGTTGTTGTCCGCAGCATCTGAGTCATCCATTTCCATGGGCTGCGGCGGTGATAGATCTGGTGGTGGGTAAAATTAACAACTCAGgacgtaaaataaaataaaataataaaaacaaaatgaatgctaaagaaaataaattgtgggttgcctcccacacagcgcttggtttaacgtcatcagcccgactaTACCCATCCTGTTCATGGTGGATTGTATGCTATCTTGGATGCCTTTATTTCCACAAGCTGACCTTCAACTTCCATGGTCATCTTTCTCCGTTTCACGTCAATAATAGCTCCTGCAGTAGCCAAAAATGGTCGTCCTAAAATAGCACGAACATTCTGACTGTTCCCCATGTCAAGCACCACAAAATCAGCTAAAAGCCTTATTTTATCAATCTtaagttcaacatcttccacaaCACCTAGCGGTGTCCTGATCGATTTATCCGCCATTTGCAAACTTAGTCCTGTGGGTTTGATCACACTCAGTCCAAGTTTCTCGTAGAGAAAACTTGGCATTACATTCACGCTCGCTCCCGAATCACATATAGCTTTTTCCACTAATTGCCCCCTTATTTCACATGGTATAACAAATTCTCCGGGGTCTTGCAGCTTCTGAGGAAGACTTCCTTGCATGCCCTTATTCTCTCCTCCAGTGATTGCCACCTCTTCCTTCTCTGTAGACTGAATGTTAGagtgtaggttcttgagatcttcaagacctttttttttttgaaactcagcctgtaattgtAAATATCTCTGGGGGtagggaagtaaagaaatatcaatgcattgatttgactcaTACCTCTCAGATTTCTTACCTCGGGTTCTTTTGCTTGGAGTTGGCTTTTCATTCGGAACTTGTGTGAGTTCAACCTCCTTCTCTTCGCTGCCTAACATACCAATCTCCTCATGCTGCATAAAAATGGCATTCACCTCTCTCAGATTTGGATCTGCAGTCTTTTGTACTACGCCTGACGGTTGAGACGTAAGTGCATTCGTTATCTGCCCCACTTGTGACTCCAGGATTTTCAATGTCGCACCAATGCTCGCCATGTGTGTCTCAAGGTTGTCCAGTCTAGACTCAGTTCTAGACATCCTTTTACCAGATTCAACCACAAACGTTCCAACTAAATCTtcaaatgatggcttcccttccccatttgatgtgTTGAACCCCgatggaggattcaacacattcttattgtttgcataagaaaaattttcatggtttCGCAAACCAgggtgataagtgttagggggagggttacctcgatatccgccAAAGCCTCCAAAGTTCTTGTTGTTGATGTATTGCACTTCTTCAGGAATAGGCGACTCTTCGGCAGTCACCAGTGCTACATCAGACGTAGACTGGCCTGCTTTGTTCATTGCTGCAATCTGTGTGGTCAATGCTGAAACCTGTGCAGTAAGTGATGTGATTGGATCCACGGCATAAACTCCAGCAGTCCTCTTCACTCCAGATCTTTCAGATGGCCACTGGTAGCTGTTTATGGTCATCTGCTCAAGCAAGTCATAGGCTTGAGCAGGGGActtggcaaagatcgtgccacctgcCGCTGCATCCACAGTTGTACGCGTTTGACCATTCAATCCATTATAGAAAAGCTCGATTtgcacccagtcttcaaaaccatggttcgGGCATTTCCTCAACAGCTCCTTGTATCTCTCCCATGCCTCATACAGTTGCTCCAATTCAGTCTGCCGAAACGTGCTAATCTCtatcttcaactgtgcagactttgcagggggAAAGTATTTTGCCAGAAATTTTGTCGCCAACTCCTCCTATGTTGTGATACTTCCCAAGGGAAGCGATTgcagccatcctcttgcttgatccctgagagaaaaaggaaacaagcgcagtcgaataatatcatcagaaacaccattcatttTTACCGTATCTGTAATCTCcaagaatgttctgagatgtagatgaggatctgaagtagtggctcccccaaactggttctgttgaaccatgtttatcaatacGGGCTTAAGCTCGAAATTGTTGGCGTTGATGTTTCCTCGAGCAATGCCAGAATAATGcgtgttgatcactggtcggaagtgatctctgattGGTATAGCCTCAGGCGGCATCTGTCGGTCGTTTTCTCTGTTATCAGCCATCGCTTTGATTTCTTCCCTTCTcgcttttcttaatcttctcgcAGTTCGCTCGATCTCCGGATCAAAAATAAGCAAATCAGGGCTGTGCGATCttagcatgcactgtcaaacagaaaaagtgaataaatcaaaaatgaaataaaataaaatatctaaattaaaatctagactaattggtaacaattctgatataaattcaaatttgacactccccggcaacggcgccaaaaacttgttgcgcgttttcttaactgctcgcaagcgcacgatgtcaagttatagtaaaatgtacttttgggtacaagtgtcgatcccacgaggagtgtgtataaaaatgtatatcaattcttgtaattaaaatagccaagactttatctagaaaaatcaataatcagatttgtttgtttaaacgaattaattgaaagcaatgaataaattaaatcacCGGATTGAGAGATACCAATGAgataaaatatctagagaaatgatttggCAAAGTTTCCACGACAATTATTCACAGTTGAATTattattcctgaattccaatcgtttaatggccaagaacacttaattgttttattccccctttctcaagtgacgaataaagtgtacCGATTAAACTTCACTTttattattcctaataaaaatctaagtttaaaagataaatgcaaacaatgttcttactaagcctcgctaaagttatacgccttccgaacgctataaacatttaacgatgtgttctaatgatctataatcctagtttctctcccgagttgtagaattaatcaaataacaaacaatttatggccagtaaattgcagtgcattAAATACAGAGAACACAAGTAAACATAAaatggaattcaatcaaataaaataaccacgtcaaattatcgtgtccacaaagctacgtcattctctagaataggagattagttcatcacgaaatccaagagaaaacaagacatgtttatgACTCTAGACATCGCTACGCACTAAAACGAAGAAA includes the following:
- the LOC140819217 gene encoding uncharacterized protein, which codes for MTGGAAVTIETHEITPSWEEKECMLRSHSPDLLIFDPEIERTARRLRKARREEIKAMADNRENDRQMPPEAIPIRDHFRPVINTHYSGIARGNINANNFELKPEELATKFLAKYFPPAKSAQLKIEISTFRQTELEQLYEAWERYKELLRKCPNHGFEDWVQIELFYNGLNGQTRTTVDAAAGGTIFAKSPAQAYDLLEQMTINSYQWPSERSGVKRTAGVYAVDPITSLTAQVSALTTQIAAMNKAGQSTSDVALVTAEESPIPEENVLNPPSGFNTSNGEGKPSFEDLVGTFVVESGKRMSRTESRLDNLETHMASIGATLKILESQVGQITNALTSQPSGVVQKTADPNLREVNAIFMQHEEIGMLGSEEKEVELTQVPNEKPTPSKRTRDLKNLHSNIQSTEKEEVAITGGENKGMQGSLPQKLQDPGEFVIPCEIRGQLVEKAICDSGASVNVMPSFLYEKLGLSVIKPTGLSLQMADKSIRTPLGVVEDVELKIDKIRLLADFVVLDMGNSQNVRAILGRPFLATAGAIIDVKRRKMTMEVEGQLVEIKASKIAYNPP